The following DNA comes from Nitrospirota bacterium.
ATGCGACCATGAATGATGCTAAGAAACTGATCAAAGAAAAACCAGCACGCCTTGAACTTGTATTCACTGGCAGAGGTGCGCCAGAGGAATTGATTGCCATTGGAGATTATGTAACAGAAATGAAGCTAATAAAACATCCATACACCAAAGGGGTAAAGGCGAGGAGAGGCATAGAATATTAAAAAATAAATGCGACCATGATGTTAAGATTTAATTGTGGTCGCATTTATTTTTAAAAACTTTTTTGTCTTATCTGTCACCCTGAACCTCTCATCCATCCTGTATCCTGCTATCCAGATAATATCATCTCCTGAGACAATCAGAGGGATTCTGTCCCTTTCATCTCTTGGAACTTTTTCATCAACAAAAAAGTCCTGAAGCTTTTTTCTATCGCCAAAGCCAAACGGATAAAAGAAATCACCTGGTTTCCTTGCCCTTACTGTGAGAGGAAAGGTAAGGGTATCTGCATCAAAGACTACCGCAGCTCTACCGTCTCCAAGGTCTTCAACACTATCCTCAATTGCTGCCCTGATTAAAACCCCTGATTCTCTGATTGCAAGCTCTCCTGGAACCTCAAGGTTGTATGTCTTGATTTTGACTGGCGCTTCAGAGGTCAGGACAAGAGTAGAGTATTCCTTTATCGCCCTTATGCCCTTTGGCAGATAGAGCCTGTCTCCTATCTTCCCGTTCTTTATGAGTTCGAGGATGTCTTCTATATGTATAAAAGTTATTGCGCGAAGCCCCCTTGTCTCCTCTATTGCCATCCTCAACACCCTTCTTAGAATAACCCTCTCCATTGCTTCAAGAGGTGCGAGGAAGAGCTCGATGTGCGAGTCTGTCTTTCTGCTTATAAGCTTCATCAATGCCTTGGTAACGAGAATTTCAAAATACCTTTCTTCTTCTCTCAATATATCAGAGGTCTTTGCAAGGGTTTCTATGATATTCGGGTTAAACTCCTTAAGCATGGGAATAAGTGAAAGTCTTACCTTGTTCCTGATGTAGTCTTCCCTCAGGTTCGATGAATCCACAATGAAGCCTATCCCCTCCAGGTCAAGGAATTGTTCTACATCTCTCCTTTCAACCTCGATTAATGGCCTGATGACATTGCCCCTCACAGGTGGAATTCCTGAAAGCCCTTTTGGCCCCGATCCCCTGAAAAGCCGCATGATGAGTGTCTCTGCCTGGTCATTCGCTGTATGGCCGAGGGCAATCCTGTCTGCCTTAATCTCAGATGAGACCTCATCAAAGGTCTTATATCTTAATTCCCTCGCAGCCTCCTGTTTATTGAGACGTTGCTCTTTTGCATAGGACATCACATCTATTGATTTTGTAACAAATCGCACATCAAGCCTGTCACAAAGATTTTTGCAAAATTCTATCTCCTTCGGTGTTTCATCAGGCCTGAGGCCATGGTCGATATAAAGGGCGTGCAAATTCAGATTGAATTCATCTTTCAGCTTATTCAGCAAGACAAGAAGGCATACAGAATCAGGCCCGCCAGATAGAGCGATTAAAACCTTAT
Coding sequences within:
- the tilS gene encoding tRNA lysidine(34) synthetase TilS — encoded protein: MKLLKKVKGTIKKHSMLSKGDKVLIALSGGPDSVCLLVLLNKLKDEFNLNLHALYIDHGLRPDETPKEIEFCKNLCDRLDVRFVTKSIDVMSYAKEQRLNKQEAARELRYKTFDEVSSEIKADRIALGHTANDQAETLIMRLFRGSGPKGLSGIPPVRGNVIRPLIEVERRDVEQFLDLEGIGFIVDSSNLREDYIRNKVRLSLIPMLKEFNPNIIETLAKTSDILREEERYFEILVTKALMKLISRKTDSHIELFLAPLEAMERVILRRVLRMAIEETRGLRAITFIHIEDILELIKNGKIGDRLYLPKGIRAIKEYSTLVLTSEAPVKIKTYNLEVPGELAIRESGVLIRAAIEDSVEDLGDGRAAVVFDADTLTFPLTVRARKPGDFFYPFGFGDRKKLQDFFVDEKVPRDERDRIPLIVSGDDIIWIAGYRMDERFRVTDKTKKFLKINATTIKS